TGTTCTGACCAAGCATTATGGCAATTTATGACTGGAAGCTAAgtgctctctgtctcttctttatAGAAACCAAAACCAGGCTTGAATCATCATATCAATAATACAGTGACGACCGTTGCCTAGAAAAAATTGCTGGCATCGGATGCAATCCCAGTTAAATGAAACCTGAAAGGGGTCTACGAGGAATTAGGTTGGTTTGTTTAGAGGAGTACAGTCCTTGAGAAGTCTCTGACATCAGTCACATCATTGTAGAAATGATGCATCCGTAGTGAATATGCCTGCATCATGGCTTGAGTATCCATGGTAATTAGGCTATTATACATCCTTTACTAATTACCCACTTGAGTAGGCTTCATCTATGTTTTGTTTTGAGCTTTCACATAGCCCGAAGATTCACACAAATAGCCAAATTAATGTTGTGAAGCTGAGAGAAATTGTATATGATATTTTGTTGTGTAGGCGAAGTCCAGTGGAGAAAATGAAAGAATAAGAATGATTTTCAAGATAACTTTTTCCCCATATGCACCCATTTCCCAATAGCCTACCATTTAGAATTATTCGGCGGAAGATTGTGTCTCGAGTTTCTACCCAGGTGGATTTCCATAATATATCATTTACACGAAAaaaaactgtattgttttgtttttctaaaGGACAAATAATTATTTCTGACATCCATTTTAATGAATAATTCCCTATAGGTCCGTTTATGTTCTTGTTGATATGACTTGAAGTCAGGGAGGGCAGGCAGACATGGGTGATGTAGAAGTAGTATTATTCAAGACAGTTTGTGTCAATGTCAAACTGTAGCAAAATAAATGGTTTCAttttgaaaatattttttatttcgaTGGACAGATAGATGACAACAGTGTACACATACAATCAAAGCGCTATAAAAGCCAACATTTAAGAAAATAAAAATGTTCATAGAAAAAGATTGCATCTAAGATAAGAGCTTTACGTTTTACAAGAGCTGTGGAGATTGAAGATTTAGACCGGTCCACGACAATTATCACAACTCCTAATTTTGACAAAACATTTGGCTACCACATGTGAACTGCCAGAATGACACAGAATAATCACACAATACAACAATAAATTACAGAATAGAATTGCAaatagaataaataaataaatacaagtaTTATGACGAAACAATATTGCAACAATTAATAATAAAATATGTGCCAGCATTCAAAATGAAAACAATCATTATGTTGACTTTTTTAAGGCAGTTGTACAGCAGTTTCGATGTGTTTAGGCTATATTCTAAAGGCATTTGTGGTTCTACTAAAAGGGAATGATTCGATATTTGCACGTTTTTAAGACAAAGTTGATAAGTCTGTCCTGTGATTCATAAGTTAGCATAAAGCTTAATTAAACAGAAATTCACAGTCTGTGAATTAAAAGGCTTTTATGAGGGAAAATGAAACAGTTCTTAGGTCTAGAAGCTATTAGGCTACTTGAGCACGTGTGCAGCTGTCCTAGAAAAATACCTTTAACAGTCAAACTAACACTTTGTTTTCTTTCAATAAACTATTTGAGAGAAATCTCAAAATATATGCCTATTTTTTATTTCAAGAAATAGATAAGCATTCAACAACCATCTGATTGGCATGGATAGGAAAGCTCTCATCGAACACACAATCTAAACATCAAGTTGCCTGTCTTTCAGTAGTGTAGGCAATTAACGTGTTTTCCAACGCTCCCTTTACTCAGCAAGCAGGGCGCACGGGCATTTGGAGCAGGATCACCTGCCTATTTTCCGACGGATGACATTTGTTGATGTGCCTCGTGAGTCCCGGTGAGCTGTAGAAAGTGGCAGAGCAGTACTTGCAGGAATACACCTGGGAGGAGTGCATGAGACGCAAGTGTCTCTCCTGGCTGGCCCTGTTGGGGAAATTCTCCCCGCAAACGGGGCAGAGAAGACAGTCCACGGGGCTTAGATTCAGGGGACTTTGGTTTGTATTTTCCTCTGAGATTAAGGACACTGGCACTTGCTCTTCCACTCTGTCGCTGTTTTGAAACGTGTGGTCCTCGAACATTTTATTCTGCAAGGCTTGGTGTCCCAGGATGTGTTTTCTTAGGTATGCTTGGCGCTTAAACCTCTTCCCACAGTGTTGGCAGTTGTATAAACCGTCTTCTGAGCCCGATTCAGACATACCCGGGCTGGGGGAGTCTCTGTCACTCAGAAGATCGATTCTTGGGTCTTTGGCTTCCTCTGGGGTGGACTTAACACCGGGGGGAATTTTGGCGATTTCAGATTTGATGCTCGGGGTAGATGGTATCCCGGCTGCACTCTGCGCTCTCGGTTTGTGCCAGCGCCGGTGAGAGGCGAGGTTAGCCGGGCAGCTGAACATCTTATCACACTCAGGACACCTGTACTCAACTCTCACTATCCTAGAGCACTTGTGCTGGGCCAATGAAAATGGATCAGCGTATGCTTCCTTACACAATTGACAGACAAACTCTCCTAACGGCTTCCCACCTGCCGACGTCTGCGTTCTGGGTTTAAAGTCGACAGGAGCCTCTTTGATTTTCAAACCAAGTACCGGAGACGTTGTCATTTCGTCTTCAAAATTCAGTTTTCTGATGGCTTTGGGTTTTTTGGAGGCAGGTTTGCTCTTGCGCTCAGTGTCGGATGCGGGCCTCTTAGCACCGCCCCTGATGGCTGTAGCAGGGATCCTGCTGGTGGTGCCGCTGCGGTTGCTGTTGCTAGTGCCTATTTTCAAATCCACGGGGGCGAACAGGAGATGATCTAAACTGCTGAGGGAAGCAGGTGTCGGGAATGATTCAGCAGAAATTGGCGAACCTAGATTAAAACTTCTTTCGTAATATCTCCTCTCGTGGTCCTTGCTGATGGGCCTGGTGGGGCTGTAGAGGGCTTGGTACACAGCCTCTTGGTTGCCAAACTGAACCCTTTTAGCATCCAGACTGGGGACCGGGGCGTCTGCTGCGATGTCTGGTGATGGAGCTGCGCGGTCCGGACTGGACGCAATAGAGACCGGCGGAGATGAGTCCACCTGACTCTGAAAGGCTGGCGTGTGATGCTCCTGCTCATACTCATCTGTACGAGTCCTGTAGGAAACATGCGCTGACTTCTTGTTTCTTTTTACCAGGAATCCTTTAGGCATCTTTGCGAATGACAGAAAGGCACTTTGGAGAGGTGGGCGAAGGCTCGGATGATATCCAGGTTTGTGAAATTACAGTCACGCCAGGAGCCTCGGTTGCTAACTTGTATTTTCGCTAAGATCTCTGTGGTGCTGAAATGTTTTCGTCTCCAAGGCATAGCTGCACTCTTTTTATGCCAGAATGATGCTATTGTTCTCGCCCCTTGTTGCCGCATCCTCAACCAATCAGACGAAACGAAGATCCCAGTGGATTTGGATGTGGGAGGGTTCAAAGCCTGTGTTTGGTGGATTTCGTTGAAGGATGTGCAGATAGCTTAGCAGATGTACTTGCGGTTTATTACATTAATGTGTGCGCTCGGCCACTCCCCGACAGAGGCACACGCCGGGCCCTCCTCCTTTTACGGTTTGATGGTTCTCTATACAAATACACACGTGCCACGGCTTTGTGCCTCTCCTTTGGGGGCCACCGAGCTGCCAAAAGGAAATGTCCGTCACTGCCACAATCATCAGAATTGTGAATTAAGACGGGGATTGGACTGGAGAGGGGTCCAGTTGAGAAGGCAACAAAGACGTTGCAAGGGGTTATTTGCATTACTAGAATAAAAGACAACAAAATGAAAATCTAAAAACTTGGGCAGAAAGTGATGTCAGTGGCGATAGTAAAGCAATTGCACACACGTGTTGTTGTAGGCTATTGTGGTTTAATGGGACTTTCCCCCCAGTCAAAGGCAAGCTTTACGCACGAAcctccaacaacatgacaacatgtgtATGTGTAACATTGGTAT
Above is a genomic segment from Oncorhynchus gorbuscha isolate QuinsamMale2020 ecotype Even-year linkage group LG10, OgorEven_v1.0, whole genome shotgun sequence containing:
- the insm1b gene encoding insulinoma-associated protein 1b translates to MPKGFLVKRNKKSAHVSYRTRTDEYEQEHHTPAFQSQVDSSPPVSIASSPDRAAPSPDIAADAPVPSLDAKRVQFGNQEAVYQALYSPTRPISKDHERRYYERSFNLGSPISAESFPTPASLSSLDHLLFAPVDLKIGTSNSNRSGTTSRIPATAIRGGAKRPASDTERKSKPASKKPKAIRKLNFEDEMTTSPVLGLKIKEAPVDFKPRTQTSAGGKPLGEFVCQLCKEAYADPFSLAQHKCSRIVRVEYRCPECDKMFSCPANLASHRRWHKPRAQSAAGIPSTPSIKSEIAKIPPGVKSTPEEAKDPRIDLLSDRDSPSPGMSESGSEDGLYNCQHCGKRFKRQAYLRKHILGHQALQNKMFEDHTFQNSDRVEEQVPVSLISEENTNQSPLNLSPVDCLLCPVCGENFPNRASQERHLRLMHSSQVYSCKYCSATFYSSPGLTRHINKCHPSENRQVILLQMPVRPAC